One segment of Haliotis asinina isolate JCU_RB_2024 chromosome 12, JCU_Hal_asi_v2, whole genome shotgun sequence DNA contains the following:
- the LOC137258986 gene encoding neuronal acetylcholine receptor subunit alpha-7-like, with amino-acid sequence MIHDLDMKNQVLTTSGWLNIQWEDEFLKWNKSNYGGVEDISVSQKKIWLPDLLIENTAQNFAELGNSAMLVSIDYDGKIFWEPGFVAKTICEVNIGKYPFDYQLCEIKFLTWMHTNRTLEVVPGAQEVSLDACIPNGEWDITSTEAESYFYPSTYRPGTKHTGVTFRIHLQRKRTFYVLNTIVPVVMLSLLNVLVFLLPASSGEKMALAVTVLLSFTVYLSIISEVMPKTSESISILAVYLTVLLSLSTMSVLSSGVVMNMIHQKPDRPIPKWVNCLLCCRVRQLRTQKRKQLETDKQQSSTLRRYENGDAKRRHSDSDSKIYPENMSLMDPKTDKEGPIGHEFSVLYDEPELDINKYDPLQEITWIEVGDAVDNLLFWVFLMLTLASTSVVFLMFSF; translated from the exons atgatACACGATTTG GATATGAAAAACCAAGTATTAACAACAAGCGGCTGGTTAAATATA CAATGGGAGGACGAATTTCTGAAGTGGAACAAAAGCAATTATGGAGGAGTTGAGGACATCTCAGTGTCCCAGAAAAAGATTTGGCTCCCAGATTTACTTATAGAGAACAC AGCACAGAATTTCGCTGAACTTGGAAATTCAGCAATGTTAGTGAGCATCGATTACGATGGAAAAATATTCTGGGAGCCAGGATTTGTGGCTAAGACTATTTGTGAGGTGAATATAGGAAAGTATCCATTTGACTATCAGTTGTGTGAGATTAAATTCCTAACCTGGATGCACACAAACAGGACATTGGAGGTAGTTCCTGGGGCACAAGAAGTAAGTTTAGATGCGTGCATCCCCAACGGCGAATGGGACATAACATCAACAGAAGCGGAGTCATATTTTTATCCTTCAACTTACAGACCAGGCACAAAACACACAGGAGTTACGTTTAGGATACACCTTCAAAGAAAAAGGACTTTTTACGTGCTCAATACTATTGTACCCGTAGTGATGCTCTCCCTTCTTAACGTGCTTGTGTTTCTACTTCCGGCAAGTTCCGGTGAGAAGATGGCGCTTGCCGTGACGGTGCTGCTCTCCTTTACAGTGTACCTGAGTATTATCAGTGAAGTTATGCCGAAAACCTCAGAGAGTATCTCCATTCTTG CCGTCTACCTTACCGTTCTGCTGTCCCTGAGTACAATGTCCGTCTTATCCTCGGGAGTTGTGATGAATATGATTCACCAGAAGCCAGATCGGCCCATACCAAAGTGGGTCAACTGTCTCCTGTGCTGTAGAGTCCGACAGCTGAGGACGCAGAAGCGGAAACAACTAGAGACAGATAAGCAGCAAAGTTCTACACTACGTCGCTATGAAAACGGCGATGCAAAACGACGACACTCGGATTCGGATTCGAAAATATACCCGGAAAATATGTCTCTTATGGACCCTAAGACGGACAAAGAGGGGCCAATCGGACACGAGTTCTCTGTGTTGTACGATGAGCCTGAGCTCGATATCAACAAATATGATCCACTCCAAGAAATAACATGGATAGAAGTTGGGGACGCTGTAGACAACCTTCTTTTCTGGGTGTTTCTAATGTTAACGTTGGCGTCAACGTCAGTTGTGTTCCTCATGTTTTCGTTTTAA